A single Brassica rapa cultivar Chiifu-401-42 chromosome A04, CAAS_Brap_v3.01, whole genome shotgun sequence DNA region contains:
- the LOC117133322 gene encoding uncharacterized protein LOC117133322, with product MRIFQGGSKTRKLKKLKPRYMGPYPIVERIGEVAYRLRLSAELSDFHDLFHVSVLRKVVREPELILQQPPNDLEKNLYAPCQPVDILDRQVKAVQGMMTSLVKVRWERDGIQEETWEAETPMRIDYPEFFQNSIGQSVQEPNLETNSPLMGENFSH from the coding sequence ATGAGGATATTCCAAGGAGGATCTAAGACTCGGAAGCTTAAGAAGCTTAAACCGAGATATATGGGACCATACCCTATTGTGGAGCGGATTGGAGAAGTGGCTTACAGATTGCGGTTATCAGCAGAGTTGTCAGATTTTCACGATTTGTTCCATGTGTCAGTCTTGAGGAAAGTTGTGAGAGAGCCAGAGCTCATTTTGCAGCAGCCACCCAATGATCTTGAGAAAAATTTGTATGCACCTTGTCAGCCAGTTGATATTTTAGATCGGCAAGTGAAAGCCGTTCAGGGGATGATGACCAGTTTAGTTAAAGTTCGTTGGGAGAGAGACGGGATCCAGGAAGAAACCTGGGAGGCCGAGACTCCGATGAGGATTGATTATCCAGAGTTTTTCCAGAACAGTATTGGACAGTCGGTTCAGGAGCCGAATTTGGAGACGAATTCTCCATTGATGGGGGAGAATTTCAGTCATTGA